In Paralichthys olivaceus isolate ysfri-2021 chromosome 1, ASM2471397v2, whole genome shotgun sequence, the following are encoded in one genomic region:
- the dennd5a gene encoding DENN domain-containing protein 5A isoform X4: MTTGFSSGSCRFADYFVICGLDTESGLEPDELSGENFEQSPLRRTFKSKVLAHYPDNVEWNPFDQDAVGMLCMPKGLSFRTQVDSREPQFHSFIITREDGSRTYGFALTFFEEVTSKQICSAMQTLYHMHNAEQYDILHTPTSPQGPEDQRHQPPQPRPMLHAAPAISRLQRFNSYDISRDTLYVSKCICLIAPMAFPQASRKVLQQLHQAVSSPQPPPLPLESYIYNILYEVPMPPSGRSLKFSGVYGPVVCQRPSTSELPLFDFAIGEMFNLLGVENVLQLFTCALLEMQILLYSQHYQRLMTVAESITALMFPFQWQHVYVPILPASLLHFLDAPVPYLMGLHSNGQDDRTKLELPQEANLCFVDIDNHYIELPEELPQFPNKLEFIQEISEVLMSFGVSPEGNIHSSDSQVKYQGLRSVDMVSDKRNGNLASPLNSYLLRENETIARLQALVKRTGVSLEKLEVREDASSNKDVRVQCDEEELKMHQLNIHVREVFANRFTQMFADYEVFVIQPNQDKESWFTNRDQMQNFDKASFLSDQPEPYLPFLSRFLETQMFASFIDSKILCHDDEDKEHTLRVFDSRVDKIRMLNVRTPTLRTSMYQKCTNIEESEKAIEMRVTKIDHTALHPHLLDMKIGQGRYEQGFFPRLQSDVLSTGPTSNKWTKRSAPAQWRRRDRQKQHAEHLYLDNDQREKYIQEARNLGTTIRQPKLSNLSPSVIAQTNWKFVEGLLKECRNKTKRMLVEKMGREAVELGHGEVSITGVEENTLIASLCDLLERIWSHGLQVKQGKSALWSHLLHYQESKEKNNATPGGLGPPGFIHDTERRKSDGGGSAMPPLKVSLIQDMRHIQKLSEIKTDVGKARAWVRLSMEKKLLSRHLKQLLSDHELTKKLYKRYAFLRCDDEKEQFLYHLLSFNAVDYFCFTNVFTTIMIPYHVVVVSSKKLGGSMFTANPWVCVSGELAETGVLQVPRNTLEITFECQNLGKLTTVQMGHDNTGLYAKWLVECVVVRNEITGHTYKFPCGRWLGKGVDDGSLERILVGELMTPSTENDERMCRTPPMQQSPGMMRRFVTISPNSKPKLNTGQIQEGVGEAINGIVKHFHKPEKERGSLTLLLCGEYGLVWALEQVFQHGFKSPRLFKNVFIWDFLEKAQVYFESAEQRDVTPDENWQTRVHHFCRFMRAINNTSRNIGKDGKFQMLVCLGARDHLLHHWIALLADCPITAQMYEEMALIKDRSLVNSLIRVLQTLQEFNITLEASLVKGVGI; encoded by the exons GTGAGAATTTTGAGCAGAGTCCGTTGCGGAGAACCTTTAAATCCAAAGTTCTAGCCCATTATCCAGACAATGTTGAGTGGAATCCATTCGACCAGGATGCAGTTGGCATG CTCTGCATGCCAAAGGGTCTGTCGTTCAGGACGCAGGTCGATTCCCGGGAGCCTCAGTTCCACTCCTTTATCATCACCAGAGAGGACGGCTCGCGGACCTATGGCTTTGCCCTCACCTTCTTCGAGGAGGTGACCAGTAAGCAGATCTGCAGTGCCATGCAGACTCTTTaccacatgcacaatgcagagCAGTACGACATCCTGCACACTCCCACCTCACCACAGGGACCTGAGGACCAGCGGCACCAACCACCCCAGCCTCGTCCCATGCTCCACGCTGCACCCGCCATCTCCCGCCTGCAGCGCTTCAACTCATATGACATCAGCCGTGACACGCTGTATGTGTCAAAGTGCATCTGCCTGATAGCACCCATGGCCTTCCCTCAGGCCAGCAGGaaggtgctgcagcagcttcaccaGGCTGTGTCCTCCCCTCAGCCCCCACCCCTCCCGCTGGAGAGCTACATCTACAACATCCTCTACGAAGTGCCGATGCCTCCTTCCGGGCGATCCCTCAAGTTCTCAGGCGTCTACGGGCCTGTGGTGTGTCAGAGGCCGAGCACATCTGAGCTGCCACTCTTTGACTTTGCCATCGGTGAGATGTTTAATCTGCTGGGTGTGGAGAACGTTCTTCAGCTGTTCACCTGTGCCCTGCTCGAGATGCAGATTCTGCTTTACTCACAGC ATTACCAGAGGCTGATGACGGTGGCAGAGAGCATCACAGCCTTAATGTTCCCCTTCCAGTGGCAGCATGTGTACGTTCCCATTCTGCCCGcctccctcctccacttcctggaTGCTCCTGTACCGTACCTCATGGGCCTCCACTCCAACGGGCAGGACGACCGTACCAAGCTAGAGCTGCCACAGGAG GCTAACTTGTGTTTCGTGGACATCGATAATCACTACATCGAACTTCCCGAGGAGTTGCCCCAATTTCCCAACAAGCTGGAGTTCATCCAGGAGATCTCAGAGGTGCTCATGTCCTTCGGCGTATCTCCAGAGGGAAACATTCACTCCAGCGACAGCCAGGTGAAATACCAGGGCCTCAGATCTGTTGACATGGTCTCCGACAAGCGCAATGGCAACCTGGCCTCGCCCCTGAACTCTTACCTGCTGAGAGAGAATGAAACTATCGCCAGACTGCAGGCCCTGGTCAAGAGGACAGGTGTCAGCCTGGAGAAG CTGGAGGTGAGAGAGGACGCCAGCAGCAATAAGGACGTTCGGGTTCAGTGTGATGAGGAGGAGCTAAAGATGCACCAGCTCAACATCCACGTTCGAGAGGTCTTCGCCAACCGATTCACCCAGATGTTCGCCGACTACGAGGTGTTTGTCATCCAGCCAAACCAGGACAAAGAGTCTTGGTTCACCAACCGAGACCAGATGCAGAACTTTGACAAG GCCTCCTTCCTGTCTGACCAGCCAGAGCCCTACCTGCCCTTCCTGTCACGTTTCTTGGAGACGCAGATGTTTGCTTCCTTCATCGACAGTAAGATCCTCTGTCATGATGACGAGGACAAGGAGCACACGCTGAGGGTGTTTGACTCCCGGGTGGATAAGATTCGCATGCTGAACGTCCGCACGCCCACACTCCGCACATCGATGTACCAGAAATGCACCAACATTGAAGAATCAG AGAAAGCCATCGAGATGAGAGTGACGAAGATCGATCACACTGCCCTCCACCCCCACCTGCTGGACATGAAGATCGGTCAGGGACGCTACGAGCAAGGCTTCTTCCCCCGGCTGCAGTCTGACGTGCTCTCCACTGGGCCCACCAGCAACAA ATGGACCAAGAGGAGCGCTCCAGCCCAGTGGAGGCGGAGGGATCGACAGAAGCAGCACGCTGAGCACCTTTATTTAGACAATGaccagagagag AAGTACATCCAGGAAGCCAGAAACCTGGGCACGACCATCCGACAGCCCAAACTGTCCAACCTGTCGCCTTCCGTCATCGCTCAGACCAACTGGAAGTTTGTAGAAGGGTTGCTGAAGGAGTGCAGGAACAAG ACCAAGCGTATGCTGGTGGAGAAGATGGGTCGGGAGGCTGTGGAGCTGGGTCACGGAGAGGTCAGCATCACCGGCGTTGAGGAGAACACTCTGATCGCGAGCCTCTGTGACCTACTGGAGAGAATCTGGAGCCACGGGCTGCAGGTCAAACAG ggTAAATCTGCCCTCTGGTCCCACCTCCTGCACTACCAGGAGAGCAAAGAGAAGAATAATGCCACTCCCGGTGGTCTGGGACCTCCAG GTTTCATTCATGACACAGAGAGACGCAAatctgatggtggtggatcagcCATGCCACCTCTGAAAGTCTCTCTGATCCAGGACATGAG acacaTTCAGAAGCTCAGTGAGATCAAGACAGATGTGGGCAAGGCCAGAGCATGGGTTCGCCTCTCGATGGAGAAGAAGCTGCTCTCCAGGCACCTGaagcagctgctgtcagaccACGAGCTTACAAA aAAACTGTACAAGCGCTACGCCTTCCTCCGCTGTGATGATGAGAAGGAGCAGTTTCTTTACCACCTGCTTTCCTTTAATGCCGTGGACTACTTCTGTTTCACCAACGTCTTTACAACCATCA TGATCCCCTACCACGTGGTGGTTGTTTCCAGTAAGAAGCTGGGCGGCTCTATGTTCACCGCCAACCCTTGGGTGTGTGTCTCCGGTGAGCTGGCAGAGACCGGAGTCCTGCAGGTCCCCAGAAATACTCTGGAGATTACTTTTGAG TGCCAAAACCTGGGCAAACTCACCACAGTACAGATGGGCCACGATAACACGGGACTCTATGCAAAGTGGCTCGTAGAATGCGTCGTGGTCCGCAACGAAATCACAGGGCACACCTACAA GTTTCCGTGTGGCCGTTGGTTGGGGAAAGGAGTGGATGACGGCAGTCTGGAGAGGATCCTGGTGGGAGAGCTGATGACCCCCAGCACAGAGAACGATGAGAGGATGTGCCGCACACCCCCAATGCAGCAGTCCCCGGGGATGATGAGGAGGTTTGTTACCATCTCACCGAACAGCAAACCAA AGTTAAACACAGGTCAGATCCAAGAGGGAGTGGGAGAGGCCATCAATGGGATCGTGAAGCACTTCCACAAGCCGGAGAAGGAG AGAGGCAGTCtgaccctcctcctctgtggagagTATGGCCTCGTCTGGGCTCTGGAGCAGGTTTTTCAACACGGTTTCAAATCCCCCCGACTCTTTAAGAATGTCTTCATCTGGGACTTTTTGG AAAAGGCACAAGTGTACTTTGAAAGTGCGGAGCAGCGAGACGTGACTCCAGATGAAAACTGGCAAACCAGAGTTCACCACTTCTGCCGCTTCATGCGTGCCATCAACAACACATCCAGAAACATTGGCAAGGACGGGAAGTTCCAGATGCTTGTGTGTCTGGGTGCAAG GGACCATCTGCTGCATCACTGGATCGCTCTGCTCGCAGACTGTCCCATCACTGCTCAGATGTATGAGGAAATGGCACTGATTAAGGATCGCTCGTTGGTGAACTCTCTGATCCGAGTCCTGCAGACACTGCAGGAGTTCAACATCACTCTGGAGGCTTCGCTCGTCAAAGGCGTTGGTATCTAA
- the dennd5a gene encoding DENN domain-containing protein 5A isoform X5, which yields MTTGFSSGSCRFADYFVICGLDTESGLEPDELSALCQYIEATKFRDGARGKLAKADEGENFEQSPLRRTFKSKVLAHYPDNVEWNPFDQDAVGMLCMPKGLSFRTQVDSREPQFHSFIITREDGSRTYGFALTFFEEVTSKQICSAMQTLYHMHNAEQYDILHTPTSPQGPEDQRHQPPQPRPMLHAAPAISRLQRFNSYDISRDTLYVSKCICLIAPMAFPQASRKVLQQLHQAVSSPQPPPLPLESYIYNILYEVPMPPSGRSLKFSGVYGPVVCQRPSTSELPLFDFAIGEMFNLLGVENVLQLFTCALLEMQILLYSQHYQRLMTVAESITALMFPFQWQHVYVPILPASLLHFLDAPVPYLMGLHSNGQDDRTKLELPQEANLCFVDIDNHYIELPEELPQFPNKLEFIQEISEVLMSFGVSPEGNIHSSDSQVKYQGLRSVDMVSDKRNGNLASPLNSYLLRENETIARLQALVKRTGVSLEKLEVREDASSNKDVRVQCDEEELKMHQLNIHVREVFANRFTQMFADYEVFVIQPNQDKESWFTNRDQMQNFDKASFLSDQPEPYLPFLSRFLETQMFASFIDSKILCHDDEDKEHTLRVFDSRVDKIRMLNVRTPTLRTSMYQKCTNIEESEKAIEMRVTKIDHTALHPHLLDMKIGQGRYEQGFFPRLQSDVLSTGPTSNKWTKRSAPAQWRRRDRQKQHAEHLYLDNDQREHVECLFPELQLLLFLDYYWLSQSFRPCLKSVTVDLKYIQEARNLGTTIRQPKLSNLSPSVIAQTNWKFVEGLLKECRNKTKRMLVEKMGREAVELGHGEVSITGVEENTLIASLCDLLERIWSHGLQVKQGKSALWSHLLHYQESKEKNNATPGGLGPPGFIHDTERRKSDGGGSAMPPLKVSLIQDMRHIQKLSEIKTDVGKARAWVRLSMEKKLLSRHLKQLLSDHELTKKLYKRYAFLRCDDEKEQFLYHLLSFNAVDYFCFTNVFTTIMIPYHVVVVSSKKLGGSMFTANPWVCVSGELAETGVLQVPRNTLEITFECQNLGKLTTVQMGHDNTGLYAKWLVECVVVRNEITGHTYKFPCGRWLGKGVDDGSLERILVGELMTPSTENDERMCRTPPMQQSPGMMRRFVTISPNSKPKLNTGQIQEGVGEAINGIVKHFHKPEKERGSLTLLLCGEYGLVWALEQVFQHGFKSPRLFKNVFIWDFLEKAQVYFESAEQRDVTPDENWQTRVHHFCRFMRAINNTSRNIGKDGKFQMLVCLGARDHLLHHWIALLADCPITAQMYEEMALIKDRSLVNSLIRVLQTLQEFNITLEASLVKGVGI from the exons cTTTATGCCAGTATATAGAGGCTACTAAATTCAGAGATGGGGCCAGAGGAAAATTGGCAAAGGCAGACGAAG GTGAGAATTTTGAGCAGAGTCCGTTGCGGAGAACCTTTAAATCCAAAGTTCTAGCCCATTATCCAGACAATGTTGAGTGGAATCCATTCGACCAGGATGCAGTTGGCATG CTCTGCATGCCAAAGGGTCTGTCGTTCAGGACGCAGGTCGATTCCCGGGAGCCTCAGTTCCACTCCTTTATCATCACCAGAGAGGACGGCTCGCGGACCTATGGCTTTGCCCTCACCTTCTTCGAGGAGGTGACCAGTAAGCAGATCTGCAGTGCCATGCAGACTCTTTaccacatgcacaatgcagagCAGTACGACATCCTGCACACTCCCACCTCACCACAGGGACCTGAGGACCAGCGGCACCAACCACCCCAGCCTCGTCCCATGCTCCACGCTGCACCCGCCATCTCCCGCCTGCAGCGCTTCAACTCATATGACATCAGCCGTGACACGCTGTATGTGTCAAAGTGCATCTGCCTGATAGCACCCATGGCCTTCCCTCAGGCCAGCAGGaaggtgctgcagcagcttcaccaGGCTGTGTCCTCCCCTCAGCCCCCACCCCTCCCGCTGGAGAGCTACATCTACAACATCCTCTACGAAGTGCCGATGCCTCCTTCCGGGCGATCCCTCAAGTTCTCAGGCGTCTACGGGCCTGTGGTGTGTCAGAGGCCGAGCACATCTGAGCTGCCACTCTTTGACTTTGCCATCGGTGAGATGTTTAATCTGCTGGGTGTGGAGAACGTTCTTCAGCTGTTCACCTGTGCCCTGCTCGAGATGCAGATTCTGCTTTACTCACAGC ATTACCAGAGGCTGATGACGGTGGCAGAGAGCATCACAGCCTTAATGTTCCCCTTCCAGTGGCAGCATGTGTACGTTCCCATTCTGCCCGcctccctcctccacttcctggaTGCTCCTGTACCGTACCTCATGGGCCTCCACTCCAACGGGCAGGACGACCGTACCAAGCTAGAGCTGCCACAGGAG GCTAACTTGTGTTTCGTGGACATCGATAATCACTACATCGAACTTCCCGAGGAGTTGCCCCAATTTCCCAACAAGCTGGAGTTCATCCAGGAGATCTCAGAGGTGCTCATGTCCTTCGGCGTATCTCCAGAGGGAAACATTCACTCCAGCGACAGCCAGGTGAAATACCAGGGCCTCAGATCTGTTGACATGGTCTCCGACAAGCGCAATGGCAACCTGGCCTCGCCCCTGAACTCTTACCTGCTGAGAGAGAATGAAACTATCGCCAGACTGCAGGCCCTGGTCAAGAGGACAGGTGTCAGCCTGGAGAAG CTGGAGGTGAGAGAGGACGCCAGCAGCAATAAGGACGTTCGGGTTCAGTGTGATGAGGAGGAGCTAAAGATGCACCAGCTCAACATCCACGTTCGAGAGGTCTTCGCCAACCGATTCACCCAGATGTTCGCCGACTACGAGGTGTTTGTCATCCAGCCAAACCAGGACAAAGAGTCTTGGTTCACCAACCGAGACCAGATGCAGAACTTTGACAAG GCCTCCTTCCTGTCTGACCAGCCAGAGCCCTACCTGCCCTTCCTGTCACGTTTCTTGGAGACGCAGATGTTTGCTTCCTTCATCGACAGTAAGATCCTCTGTCATGATGACGAGGACAAGGAGCACACGCTGAGGGTGTTTGACTCCCGGGTGGATAAGATTCGCATGCTGAACGTCCGCACGCCCACACTCCGCACATCGATGTACCAGAAATGCACCAACATTGAAGAATCAG AGAAAGCCATCGAGATGAGAGTGACGAAGATCGATCACACTGCCCTCCACCCCCACCTGCTGGACATGAAGATCGGTCAGGGACGCTACGAGCAAGGCTTCTTCCCCCGGCTGCAGTCTGACGTGCTCTCCACTGGGCCCACCAGCAACAA ATGGACCAAGAGGAGCGCTCCAGCCCAGTGGAGGCGGAGGGATCGACAGAAGCAGCACGCTGAGCACCTTTATTTAGACAATGaccagagagag CATGTTGAGTGCTTGTTTCCggagctgcagctcctgctgtTTCTTGACTACTACTGGCTCTCACAGTCCTTCAGGCCCTGTCTAAAGTCAGTGACAGTGGACTTG AAGTACATCCAGGAAGCCAGAAACCTGGGCACGACCATCCGACAGCCCAAACTGTCCAACCTGTCGCCTTCCGTCATCGCTCAGACCAACTGGAAGTTTGTAGAAGGGTTGCTGAAGGAGTGCAGGAACAAG ACCAAGCGTATGCTGGTGGAGAAGATGGGTCGGGAGGCTGTGGAGCTGGGTCACGGAGAGGTCAGCATCACCGGCGTTGAGGAGAACACTCTGATCGCGAGCCTCTGTGACCTACTGGAGAGAATCTGGAGCCACGGGCTGCAGGTCAAACAG ggTAAATCTGCCCTCTGGTCCCACCTCCTGCACTACCAGGAGAGCAAAGAGAAGAATAATGCCACTCCCGGTGGTCTGGGACCTCCAG GTTTCATTCATGACACAGAGAGACGCAAatctgatggtggtggatcagcCATGCCACCTCTGAAAGTCTCTCTGATCCAGGACATGAG acacaTTCAGAAGCTCAGTGAGATCAAGACAGATGTGGGCAAGGCCAGAGCATGGGTTCGCCTCTCGATGGAGAAGAAGCTGCTCTCCAGGCACCTGaagcagctgctgtcagaccACGAGCTTACAAA aAAACTGTACAAGCGCTACGCCTTCCTCCGCTGTGATGATGAGAAGGAGCAGTTTCTTTACCACCTGCTTTCCTTTAATGCCGTGGACTACTTCTGTTTCACCAACGTCTTTACAACCATCA TGATCCCCTACCACGTGGTGGTTGTTTCCAGTAAGAAGCTGGGCGGCTCTATGTTCACCGCCAACCCTTGGGTGTGTGTCTCCGGTGAGCTGGCAGAGACCGGAGTCCTGCAGGTCCCCAGAAATACTCTGGAGATTACTTTTGAG TGCCAAAACCTGGGCAAACTCACCACAGTACAGATGGGCCACGATAACACGGGACTCTATGCAAAGTGGCTCGTAGAATGCGTCGTGGTCCGCAACGAAATCACAGGGCACACCTACAA GTTTCCGTGTGGCCGTTGGTTGGGGAAAGGAGTGGATGACGGCAGTCTGGAGAGGATCCTGGTGGGAGAGCTGATGACCCCCAGCACAGAGAACGATGAGAGGATGTGCCGCACACCCCCAATGCAGCAGTCCCCGGGGATGATGAGGAGGTTTGTTACCATCTCACCGAACAGCAAACCAA AGTTAAACACAGGTCAGATCCAAGAGGGAGTGGGAGAGGCCATCAATGGGATCGTGAAGCACTTCCACAAGCCGGAGAAGGAG AGAGGCAGTCtgaccctcctcctctgtggagagTATGGCCTCGTCTGGGCTCTGGAGCAGGTTTTTCAACACGGTTTCAAATCCCCCCGACTCTTTAAGAATGTCTTCATCTGGGACTTTTTGG AAAAGGCACAAGTGTACTTTGAAAGTGCGGAGCAGCGAGACGTGACTCCAGATGAAAACTGGCAAACCAGAGTTCACCACTTCTGCCGCTTCATGCGTGCCATCAACAACACATCCAGAAACATTGGCAAGGACGGGAAGTTCCAGATGCTTGTGTGTCTGGGTGCAAG GGACCATCTGCTGCATCACTGGATCGCTCTGCTCGCAGACTGTCCCATCACTGCTCAGATGTATGAGGAAATGGCACTGATTAAGGATCGCTCGTTGGTGAACTCTCTGATCCGAGTCCTGCAGACACTGCAGGAGTTCAACATCACTCTGGAGGCTTCGCTCGTCAAAGGCGTTGGTATCTAA